The following are encoded in a window of Bdellovibrio svalbardensis genomic DNA:
- the flhB gene encoding flagellar biosynthesis protein FlhB translates to MSDDNGEKTEEATDARREEFRKQGNVAHSKELASAVLLLAAAGSVYFLGRFFFKNFYDLFQYSFGPNMVELVRKGNFTEAFMMNGKTAFILIMPVVGIAGILGVACSVAQTGFMQVEDALTPKFEKVNPVDGFKRVFSMRSVIEAVKSLLKMGAIGLILYYLLRGEVRQIPYMMSFSVEQIISYLGAVVVKLLGGVGAVMLVLAAADYFYQRWDLEKKMMMTKQEIKEEHKQREGDPMIKSRIRRIQREMASKRMMSEVPKADVIITNPTHIAVCLKYSDNLPAPQLIAMGADSVAENIKQIARENNIPIVENKPLARTIFKTMKIGQVIPRELFVAVAEVLSYVYRLRRKKR, encoded by the coding sequence GTGTCAGACGATAACGGCGAAAAGACCGAAGAAGCAACGGATGCCAGACGGGAAGAGTTCCGTAAGCAAGGCAACGTTGCACATTCAAAGGAACTTGCGTCAGCGGTATTACTACTCGCTGCGGCTGGTAGCGTTTACTTTTTGGGTCGCTTCTTCTTTAAAAATTTCTACGACCTTTTCCAATATTCTTTCGGCCCCAATATGGTTGAACTTGTCCGTAAGGGCAATTTCACAGAGGCCTTTATGATGAACGGTAAAACCGCTTTCATCCTGATCATGCCAGTTGTCGGCATTGCCGGTATCTTGGGCGTTGCTTGTTCAGTGGCTCAAACTGGTTTCATGCAAGTCGAAGATGCACTCACTCCGAAGTTTGAAAAAGTAAATCCCGTAGATGGATTCAAGCGTGTCTTCAGCATGCGTTCCGTTATTGAAGCGGTAAAATCGCTGTTGAAGATGGGCGCCATCGGTCTCATTTTGTATTATCTTTTGCGCGGCGAAGTCCGTCAAATTCCTTACATGATGAGCTTTTCTGTCGAGCAGATCATTTCTTATTTGGGTGCCGTCGTCGTTAAACTTTTAGGCGGTGTCGGAGCCGTGATGCTGGTTTTGGCAGCAGCTGATTACTTCTATCAGCGCTGGGACCTTGAAAAGAAGATGATGATGACGAAGCAGGAAATCAAAGAAGAGCACAAACAGCGCGAGGGTGATCCTATGATCAAATCGCGCATTCGTCGTATTCAAAGGGAAATGGCCAGCAAGCGTATGATGTCAGAAGTTCCCAAGGCTGACGTGATCATCACCAATCCCACCCATATCGCAGTTTGCTTAAAGTATTCCGACAATTTGCCAGCGCCGCAATTGATTGCCATGGGCGCGGATTCAGTGGCCGAGAATATTAAACAGATTGCCAGAGAGAACAATATTCCCATCGTGGAGAATAAGCCTCTGGCTCGAACTATTTTTAAAACAATGAAGATTGGTCAAGTTATACCACGTGAGCTTTTTGTCGCTGTGGCAGAAGTTCTTTCGTATGTTTATCGTTTGCGTAGGAAGAAAAGATAA
- a CDS encoding MinD/ParA family protein, translating into MKRINAFDMYRTRTISVTSGKGGVGKTTLVANLALTLAQKGKKVLILDGDLGMANVDILFGMRTNGNMHDIISGRKEMKDILTEVSKDVFLIPGGSGVVEFNHMNHFERRAMVEAVSSLPLGFDYLLIDTAPGIAENVLFLNSAAQTVSVVITPDPASFADAYALIKVLNKQYKVNHFSIMCNQVRDEEEGLGLYKRFNDVVNKFLYIGLDYWGSVPNDVVLKKAIQMQRLIVRQDVGAESSKAIRQISMQIEKSSKQVEAGGGMQMFWDQVVGSA; encoded by the coding sequence ATGAAAAGAATAAATGCTTTTGATATGTATCGCACACGCACGATCAGTGTGACTTCAGGCAAGGGCGGCGTTGGTAAGACGACGTTGGTTGCCAACCTTGCATTGACCTTGGCGCAAAAGGGCAAAAAAGTTTTGATCCTTGATGGCGATTTGGGCATGGCCAACGTTGATATCCTGTTCGGCATGAGAACCAACGGAAATATGCATGACATCATTTCGGGTCGCAAAGAGATGAAGGACATTCTTACGGAAGTATCGAAGGATGTATTCTTGATTCCAGGCGGCAGTGGCGTGGTCGAGTTCAATCATATGAATCACTTCGAAAGAAGAGCGATGGTGGAAGCGGTGAGCTCTTTGCCATTGGGCTTTGATTATCTGTTGATTGATACAGCACCGGGCATTGCTGAAAATGTCTTGTTCCTGAACTCTGCGGCTCAAACAGTTTCAGTCGTCATCACGCCTGATCCTGCGAGCTTTGCAGATGCCTACGCTTTAATCAAAGTTTTGAATAAGCAGTACAAGGTCAATCACTTCTCTATTATGTGCAATCAAGTGCGCGATGAAGAAGAGGGTTTGGGCTTGTATAAGCGCTTCAATGACGTGGTAAACAAGTTTCTATACATAGGTCTTGATTACTGGGGTTCAGTTCCGAATGACGTCGTTTTGAAAAAAGCAATCCAAATGCAGCGTCTCATCGTGAGACAGGATGTCGGTGCAGAATCATCAAAAGCAATTCGCCAAATTTCTATGCAGATCGAGAAATCCTCGAAGCAGGTTGAGGCTGGCGGTGGAATGCAGATGTTTTGGGACCAAGTCGTTGGGTCTGCATAA
- the flhF gene encoding flagellar biosynthesis protein FlhF translates to MQVKKFEARTMKEALEMVKTQLGPDAIILSARDNNKSFGLVGEGSVEITAAVSEETLQRKKFAESRLREQDQQRFHQSSARQQKELITKMVDKHTQKNKPPAQITQRRYIDIEEDENQYARQQQMSEQRVRASAQRALNAFQEQEETFTGTRRQQAAPAPVTQPVAKPVARPVAAAPDQESEAIRALKNEIASLKQVITQFQQMPQSFVGSHPGADYGINYDLSAIFQKLTSAGVAPEITADILTQAQETLPALKLKNKALVEAWVARHVLDATKIVSNPTAGKIHCFVGPAGAGKTSTMIKMASNMVVREGKKVALFTTDTFKVGAADQMKIYAQILNVPFSVIRTQNDWHNLMRYLANVDCVLVDFTGLSLKNNDEIQMMRSLLPPQALNPNIHLVLSANSKDGDVTELGRRYSMLNYKDVIFSGLDESAQHGTIFNFQKRFDIPLHSFGIGARVPEDYEFATKERLLDLIFKITQLKQQDSEAV, encoded by the coding sequence ATGCAGGTTAAGAAATTCGAAGCACGTACGATGAAAGAAGCACTCGAGATGGTGAAGACCCAGTTGGGTCCCGATGCCATCATTCTTTCAGCACGAGACAACAATAAGAGCTTTGGTTTGGTCGGCGAAGGCAGCGTGGAAATCACGGCTGCAGTTTCAGAAGAAACCCTGCAAAGAAAGAAGTTTGCAGAGTCGCGTCTTCGTGAACAAGATCAGCAAAGATTTCATCAAAGCTCCGCCCGTCAACAAAAAGAGTTGATCACTAAGATGGTCGACAAGCATACGCAAAAAAATAAGCCACCTGCGCAGATTACGCAGCGTCGCTATATCGATATCGAAGAAGACGAAAATCAATACGCTCGTCAACAACAGATGTCAGAGCAACGAGTTCGTGCATCGGCACAAAGAGCTTTGAATGCTTTCCAAGAGCAAGAGGAGACTTTTACAGGAACCCGCCGACAACAGGCGGCTCCAGCACCAGTTACGCAACCAGTGGCGAAGCCAGTTGCTAGACCGGTCGCTGCAGCTCCAGACCAGGAGTCTGAAGCAATTCGTGCATTGAAAAATGAAATTGCCAGCTTGAAGCAGGTTATTACTCAGTTCCAACAGATGCCCCAAAGCTTTGTGGGTTCTCATCCCGGTGCTGATTACGGCATCAACTATGACTTGAGCGCGATCTTCCAAAAATTGACTTCTGCGGGTGTGGCCCCGGAAATCACGGCGGACATTTTGACTCAGGCGCAAGAGACCTTGCCAGCCTTGAAACTCAAAAATAAAGCCCTGGTAGAAGCTTGGGTGGCTCGTCATGTATTGGATGCAACAAAAATTGTAAGCAATCCAACAGCGGGAAAAATTCATTGTTTCGTCGGCCCAGCCGGTGCGGGTAAAACTTCTACGATGATCAAGATGGCCAGCAATATGGTCGTTCGCGAAGGCAAGAAGGTTGCCTTGTTCACGACAGACACTTTCAAAGTGGGTGCTGCTGATCAAATGAAGATCTATGCGCAAATTTTGAATGTACCATTCTCTGTGATCCGTACACAAAACGACTGGCACAACTTGATGAGATACCTTGCCAATGTTGATTGTGTTTTGGTGGATTTCACTGGTTTGAGTCTTAAAAATAACGATGAGATTCAAATGATGCGCAGTCTTTTGCCGCCGCAGGCATTGAATCCCAATATCCATTTGGTTCTCTCCGCGAACTCGAAAGACGGCGATGTGACTGAGTTGGGTCGTCGTTACTCAATGTTAAACTATAAAGACGTGATTTTCTCTGGTTTAGATGAGTCTGCTCAGCATGGGACTATCTTTAACTTCCAGAAACGTTTTGATATCCCACTTCACTCATTTGGTATCGGTGCGAGAGTTCCAGAGGACTATGAATTCGCAACCAAAGAACGTTTGTTGGATCTTATTTTCAAAATCACTCAACTGAAACAACAGGATTCTGAAGCTGTATGA
- the fliR gene encoding flagellar biosynthetic protein FliR yields the protein MFNYTALTEAQILLFALILLRMLAFIMSSAFFGATAINAPVKILLSVVLSMLIFPVVRIGNVNYLAISSDIIGLAIRELIVGLALGFLTRLFFFVVTMVGDLVSMSVGLSASQMYNPMMGTSGNVLDTFYSTLGTLIFLSINGHHMLINAIVKSYELVPVSSLQLNIGPFAEMALFGQMALVLTIKMCAPVIVTILLVNLAFGILGRAVPQINVLVTSMPVTIMLGMTVVFICLPLLTMEMTGLIEITSSKLFDVMKHL from the coding sequence ATGTTTAACTATACGGCATTGACTGAAGCACAGATTTTGCTTTTTGCGCTGATCCTTCTGCGCATGTTGGCATTTATCATGTCTTCGGCATTCTTTGGCGCGACAGCGATCAATGCCCCTGTGAAAATTCTTCTTTCCGTGGTTCTAAGCATGCTGATCTTCCCGGTGGTGCGCATTGGGAATGTGAACTACCTGGCAATCTCAAGTGATATTATAGGTTTAGCTATCCGGGAACTTATTGTTGGATTAGCCCTGGGATTCTTAACCCGCCTGTTCTTCTTCGTTGTCACAATGGTAGGGGATTTGGTTTCCATGAGCGTCGGTTTGAGTGCATCGCAAATGTACAATCCCATGATGGGAACAAGCGGAAACGTTCTGGATACTTTCTATTCTACTTTGGGCACGTTGATATTTCTTTCGATCAATGGTCATCACATGCTGATCAATGCGATCGTGAAAAGTTATGAGTTGGTGCCAGTCAGTTCTTTACAATTAAATATCGGACCCTTCGCAGAGATGGCGTTGTTTGGTCAAATGGCTTTGGTTTTAACCATCAAGATGTGTGCACCGGTGATTGTGACCATCCTGTTGGTGAATTTAGCATTCGGGATCTTGGGAAGAGCCGTGCCCCAGATCAATGTCCTGGTAACAAGTATGCCAGTGACGATCATGCTAGGAATGACAGTGGTTTTTATTTGTCTCCCACTTTTGACAATGGAGATGACTGGTTTGATTGAGATCACGTCTAGCAAACTGTTCGACGTGATGAAACACTTGTAG
- a CDS encoding FliO/MopB family protein encodes MRWLLPLLLVVSVSASAKARTEKSAHAEEVAPVSEAVESVANEAVVANADASEATPIAVEKPKVDTRKESEIPLNLEGNKKASAEGGGFRILLTLSLLGVVGTGAFIFLRKYSVPKDRKHQTQIKVLQQHYLGPKKSLAIVRVAGESILIGVTDHNISMIKSLSLLDDEVPEEAPKSFGNVLGGFGKNNSASFDENDEVADEAPRSTKRTAKELDGDEEFAISGIKDIVSKRLKGMRSFQ; translated from the coding sequence ATGCGTTGGTTGTTGCCTTTACTATTGGTAGTCTCTGTTTCCGCTTCCGCTAAAGCTCGAACGGAAAAATCCGCTCATGCTGAAGAGGTAGCCCCTGTCTCTGAGGCGGTGGAGTCGGTTGCGAACGAGGCGGTTGTTGCGAATGCAGACGCTTCAGAGGCGACACCTATTGCCGTTGAAAAACCAAAAGTAGACACTCGCAAGGAGTCAGAGATTCCTTTGAATCTTGAAGGAAATAAAAAGGCTTCAGCAGAAGGCGGAGGATTCCGCATTCTTTTGACACTTTCTTTGTTGGGTGTTGTTGGTACGGGCGCATTTATCTTCTTGAGAAAGTACTCTGTCCCTAAAGACAGAAAGCACCAGACACAAATCAAAGTATTGCAACAGCACTACTTGGGTCCTAAGAAAAGCCTGGCGATCGTTCGTGTTGCTGGTGAATCAATTCTGATCGGCGTGACAGACCATAATATTTCAATGATCAAATCATTGTCTTTGTTGGACGATGAAGTTCCAGAAGAAGCTCCAAAAAGCTTCGGAAATGTTCTGGGTGGCTTCGGTAAAAATAATTCTGCCTCTTTCGATGAAAACGATGAAGTGGCCGACGAAGCTCCGCGCTCGACAAAACGTACTGCCAAAGAACTTGATGGCGATGAAGAATTTGCTATCAGTGGTATTAAAGATATCGTTTCTAAACGTCTTAAAGGAATGAGGTCTTTCCAGTGA
- the fliQ gene encoding flagellar biosynthesis protein FliQ has translation MTEELVIKLGQDALRTTALLAAPLLISTLVVGLAVSIFQALTQINEATLTFIPKMIVVALVFVLAGPWMMDVMSAYTVNLFDNIAVMVRE, from the coding sequence ATGACAGAAGAATTAGTAATCAAATTGGGTCAAGACGCTTTGAGAACGACGGCATTGTTGGCAGCTCCATTGTTGATTTCAACTTTGGTGGTTGGTTTGGCTGTGAGTATTTTCCAAGCACTAACTCAAATCAATGAAGCGACTTTGACCTTTATTCCGAAAATGATTGTAGTGGCGTTGGTCTTTGTCCTGGCCGGGCCGTGGATGATGGACGTAATGAGCGCTTACACAGTGAATCTGTTTGATAATATTGCAGTGATGGTCAGGGAATAG
- a CDS encoding FliA/WhiG family RNA polymerase sigma factor: MAKNAALLKKYKDEPRQLAPTKKDDLIREYAPLIKFIAQKIAVRLPSNIELDDLISAGVIGLMDAIEKYDSTRDNKFKTYAEFRIRGAILDELRAQDWVPRSIRDKAKLLDKTMIQLEADLGRAPTDEEVAKQLNCSIDEFHDLVNQVRPVSLLPIDQATTFSNTDKKSIMDILEGSRTNSPFNQLNVKNIKEVVAQAIEELPERQRLVLSLYYYEDLNLKEIGQVLRVTESRVSQLHAQAVARLRAKLAATIGAGELEIA, translated from the coding sequence ATGGCGAAAAATGCGGCATTGTTGAAGAAGTACAAGGATGAGCCACGTCAGCTCGCGCCGACTAAAAAAGACGACCTTATCAGAGAATATGCGCCTCTTATCAAGTTTATCGCACAGAAGATTGCTGTGCGCCTTCCCTCTAATATCGAACTTGATGACTTGATTTCTGCCGGTGTAATCGGTTTGATGGATGCCATCGAAAAATACGATTCCACTCGTGATAATAAATTTAAAACTTATGCTGAATTCCGTATCCGCGGAGCAATTCTGGATGAATTGAGAGCTCAAGACTGGGTTCCGCGTTCTATCCGTGATAAAGCAAAACTTCTTGATAAAACCATGATTCAATTGGAAGCGGACTTGGGACGCGCACCAACAGATGAAGAAGTTGCCAAGCAGTTGAATTGCTCGATCGATGAATTCCATGATCTGGTTAATCAAGTTCGTCCGGTAAGTCTGTTGCCGATCGATCAGGCAACAACATTCAGTAACACCGACAAGAAGTCCATCATGGATATCTTGGAAGGTTCCAGAACGAACAGTCCCTTCAATCAATTGAATGTTAAAAATATCAAAGAAGTTGTTGCACAGGCCATCGAAGAATTGCCTGAAAGACAACGCTTGGTACTTTCTCTTTACTATTATGAAGATTTAAATTTAAAAGAGATCGGGCAAGTATTGCGCGTGACGGAGTCTCGCGTATCTCAACTTCATGCTCAAGCCGTGGCAAGATTGCGTGCTAAACTTGCGGCGACAATTGGTGCGGGTGAGTTGGAAATCGCTTAG
- the flhA gene encoding flagellar biosynthesis protein FlhA: MEDVFQFLKRFEKYTKNTDLLIAFGVLAILAVMIIPLPPMLLDISLTFSLAISILILLVSLYTQKALDFTSFPSLLLMTTLFRLSLNVATTRLILTHGHEGEAAAGHVIASFANFVVGGNYVIGFVMFVILIVINFMVITKGSGRVAEVAARFTLDAMPGKQMSIDAELNSGHITEAEARKRRRAIEQEADFYGAMDGASKFVRGDAIAGIIITMINIIGGLGIGVIQKGLDVGNAAKVYTMLTIGDGLLAQIPALIISTAAGIIVTRTSNSDKDMGTEVTSQLLLNPRAVMISGGVLILMGLVPGLPTLPFLMMGGLMCGMSWVITKYKAETVAAEKKQIEAAANVPKKENIETMLPVDMLELEVGYGLINIVESDQSGDLLERIVSIRKQFALDLGIVVPSIHIRDNLQLAPGEYRMLIKGNKVGGGLLRPDSMLAMDPGNVSDTIDGIPTKEPAFGLDAMWISPARKEDAEFAGYTVVDLPTVMATHITELIRGHAHELLGRQEASSLIENFKKTHPKVVDELIPDLLPLGSVVRVMQSLLKEQVSIRNLLTIFESLADDAPRTKDIEVLTEGVRKSLARGITAKYTTDQGNIPVMTLHPVIEELIANSLLQTEQGVQLVMDPSTAHRLINEIARAVESHPEIASQPILLTSPTSRRHLYKLTSRFIPQLVVLSHNELTADADVQSVALVEMNHAG; encoded by the coding sequence ATGGAAGACGTTTTTCAATTTTTAAAGAGATTCGAAAAGTACACTAAGAATACAGATCTTCTTATTGCTTTTGGCGTCTTGGCTATCTTGGCGGTGATGATCATCCCATTGCCTCCGATGCTATTGGACATCTCTCTGACGTTCTCTCTTGCCATCAGTATTCTCATTCTTTTGGTGAGCTTATATACGCAAAAAGCTTTGGATTTCACATCCTTCCCGTCACTTCTTTTGATGACGACTTTGTTCCGTTTGTCTTTGAACGTGGCAACAACGCGTTTGATTCTGACTCATGGACATGAAGGGGAGGCCGCTGCGGGACACGTGATCGCCTCTTTTGCGAATTTCGTGGTCGGCGGAAACTATGTTATCGGTTTCGTGATGTTCGTGATCCTGATCGTGATCAACTTCATGGTAATCACCAAGGGTTCTGGGCGCGTGGCCGAAGTCGCTGCACGTTTCACATTGGATGCGATGCCTGGTAAGCAGATGTCCATCGATGCGGAGTTGAACTCGGGGCATATCACTGAGGCGGAAGCCCGCAAACGTCGTAGAGCCATCGAGCAAGAAGCCGATTTCTACGGGGCAATGGATGGTGCCTCCAAGTTCGTACGCGGAGACGCTATCGCCGGTATTATCATCACGATGATCAATATCATCGGTGGTTTGGGTATCGGGGTCATTCAAAAAGGCCTTGATGTCGGTAATGCCGCGAAAGTCTATACGATGTTGACGATCGGGGATGGTTTGCTTGCGCAGATCCCAGCTTTGATCATCTCTACTGCTGCCGGTATCATTGTTACTCGTACTTCAAATTCAGATAAAGACATGGGTACTGAGGTCACAAGTCAGCTCTTGCTGAATCCTCGTGCCGTGATGATTTCTGGTGGTGTTTTGATCCTTATGGGTCTGGTGCCGGGCTTGCCGACACTTCCGTTCTTGATGATGGGCGGATTGATGTGCGGTATGTCTTGGGTCATTACCAAATACAAAGCAGAGACTGTTGCCGCAGAAAAGAAACAGATCGAAGCAGCGGCCAACGTGCCGAAAAAAGAAAACATCGAAACGATGCTTCCTGTCGATATGCTCGAGCTGGAAGTGGGTTATGGACTTATCAATATTGTTGAGTCAGACCAAAGCGGTGACTTGTTAGAACGTATTGTCAGCATCCGTAAGCAATTTGCCTTGGATTTGGGGATCGTGGTGCCAAGTATTCATATCCGTGACAACTTGCAGTTGGCTCCCGGAGAGTACCGCATGTTGATCAAAGGCAACAAAGTCGGTGGCGGTCTTCTTCGTCCTGATTCTATGCTGGCAATGGATCCAGGCAATGTCTCCGATACTATTGACGGTATTCCTACCAAAGAACCGGCATTCGGTTTGGATGCCATGTGGATTTCACCGGCTCGTAAAGAAGATGCTGAATTCGCAGGATACACAGTTGTGGATCTTCCAACTGTTATGGCCACTCATATCACTGAGCTTATCCGCGGACATGCTCACGAATTGTTGGGTCGTCAGGAAGCTTCAAGTCTTATTGAGAACTTCAAGAAGACACATCCCAAAGTGGTGGATGAACTTATTCCAGATCTTCTTCCATTGGGATCTGTGGTGCGTGTTATGCAAAGCTTGTTGAAAGAACAAGTTTCGATTCGTAACCTGCTTACGATTTTTGAGTCTTTGGCGGACGATGCTCCCCGCACTAAAGATATCGAAGTGTTGACGGAAGGTGTGCGTAAGTCATTGGCTCGTGGAATCACGGCGAAGTACACAACAGATCAAGGCAATATCCCTGTGATGACACTTCATCCAGTGATTGAAGAGTTGATTGCGAACTCATTGCTACAAACAGAACAAGGCGTGCAACTGGTCATGGATCCAAGCACGGCTCATCGTTTGATTAATGAAATTGCGCGTGCGGTTGAAAGTCATCCTGAAATTGCCAGTCAGCCGATTCTGCTGACCAGCCCGACCTCACGCCGCCATTTGTATAAATTAACTTCAAGATTTATTCCGCAACTCGTAGTCCTTTCTCATAACGAACTGACGGCAGATGCGGACGTCCAATCAGTTGCTCTTGTGGAGATGAACCATGCAGGTTAA
- the fliP gene encoding flagellar type III secretion system pore protein FliP (The bacterial flagellar biogenesis protein FliP forms a type III secretion system (T3SS)-type pore required for flagellar assembly.), which yields MRKHNWLALLSFLLLPLVLLASSSAFAQVTLPTVNLGFKTTDNPNEVVNAVKLILIMTVLTLAPAILIMMTGFTRIIIVLSFLRQAMGVQQMPPNQLLVGLSLFLTFFIMQPAFNEMNTNGIQPYIAGKISQDAAIEKTLAPLRKFMFTQTRDADLALFVKLSKIDKPKTRAEVPTMVLVPAFVVSELKTAFQIGFIIFLPFLVIDIVAASVLMAMGMMMLPPVVISLPFKIMLFVLVDGWGLLIGSMVKSFG from the coding sequence GTGAGAAAGCACAACTGGCTTGCACTCCTGAGTTTCCTTCTTCTGCCGCTTGTTTTGTTGGCAAGTTCCAGCGCTTTTGCGCAAGTGACTTTGCCGACAGTAAACTTGGGTTTTAAGACGACAGACAATCCTAATGAAGTGGTGAATGCCGTTAAATTGATCTTGATCATGACGGTGCTGACACTGGCTCCGGCAATCTTGATCATGATGACCGGCTTTACCCGCATCATCATCGTGTTGTCTTTCTTAAGACAAGCGATGGGTGTTCAGCAAATGCCACCAAATCAATTGCTGGTGGGTTTGTCCTTGTTCCTGACATTCTTTATTATGCAGCCTGCGTTCAATGAGATGAATACCAACGGGATTCAGCCTTATATCGCAGGCAAGATTTCTCAAGACGCGGCCATTGAAAAAACTTTGGCGCCTCTTAGAAAGTTCATGTTCACCCAAACTCGTGACGCGGACTTGGCTTTGTTTGTGAAGCTTTCCAAAATTGATAAACCAAAGACACGGGCGGAAGTTCCGACGATGGTTTTGGTTCCGGCCTTTGTGGTTTCTGAGCTGAAAACGGCTTTCCAAATTGGCTTTATCATCTTCCTGCCATTCCTTGTGATCGACATCGTCGCAGCGAGTGTGTTGATGGCGATGGGTATGATGATGCTTCCTCCAGTTGTGATTTCGTTGCCCTTTAAAATCATGCTTTTTGTCCTGGTTGACGGATGGGGTTTGCTCATCGGTTCCATGGTCAAGAGTTTCGGGTGA